The Primulina tabacum isolate GXHZ01 chromosome 10, ASM2559414v2, whole genome shotgun sequence region CGGGCTGCCCCATTTGCTGCCCGAAATTCTCGGGCAGCCCGAGATTCAcgggcagcaacaagctgcccgaaattttttttttttttttttgtgtttcaaAAATTTCGGCCTTCATGTATAccttgcaaaaatatttctcaagcggttagaaatcgatctcaacataatattACGTAAATATTACACAAAAACCGTAACCTTAGCTCAGATACCACTTGTAAGCGGACCGGTTACGGtggccggaagcgcaacggaagtcaaaaatttttaattttaagctcaaattttcggccaccatgtttgtgtgcaacatttacattcaaacaccataaaacattcatagggtgttagaaagttttacctatcaacctcttgaggttgatgaatggctccaactttgttgtaaacaacaaagctcttcaaggtaggcaagtctacaagctcctcctccctttccttcaaaataaggCCCACCACTAACTAGGTAAACCCCCtcaaattttgcactagaaaaatttgaggatttatcAAAGAGAAGTGCAAGAATTTCTCAAACAAGATGAAGAGAAAAATAGAGAGAAAATGAGTGTCAATTTTTCGACCAAGTGAGTGGAGAGTGaaggagtgaatgagttgtcttggtgtgtgaaaaagtagtgaccaactttagcatgccatgcaattttttaatcaaaagtaatccacaacctttcacctcccaagcatgcattctcatttgggcttgtaacaattacaaggcccatggacttttatttaaatgtcccaaacatatttgagctcatttaaagtttacttgattttacccaagcccactagtttaataattatttctaattgggctctacaaggcccaatgtaatttaattaattcaacacttgaattaatttaattatttggactctactaggcccactagtgttaaattaattcaacacttgaattaatttaatttagtccataataatgtttatgaaaatcacaatttacaaatacattttttacttggccaacttttaattttaggaacacattcgtaaattaaaagttacatttctctcatagaaatcatacttctatttttttctttacgcttataaacacatttataagccgttcaatacattgaactattttacttctcatcgGGATTtacaaagctagtacttgtgtggccatCAATGGTTCATTTATacgactagccgtgggttcacatctccatgtgattaggactaaacatgttcttatatgagcatacctcaattgctccattcttatttatcaaccccttgataataagaatgtcagaactcaagtctgatattgcccaaccaatcatgttaaacgcctagcaccatcgcttacatgattccctaggtatcaaatgatagtgcctgcaagaaccattcaattatggttagcgtacagtacggtcccttcaactcatatatcccgaccgattcgacaactattggtttatcgagagttgtcaatgaatcgatactatgtttcatgtcgtagttgcatcgatggtgtaatctatgaaacccctttcataattacaaccatactctgatcagagatttcaaactacacgcacatgaaaacacataggatatccatacccgtaggtaagcggtgaatccccgactacaatgcatcgactcctatatgtttcgccgTAACACCCAACCtttccacctgatgaccccataagagtcggtaaacaagtcaaagtgaaacgctagcacatagagtctcaatgttgtcccgggtcataagaactaatgatgtacaaccataaactaggacgtttccactcgataaatgagaaccacttggaaagtcctttatggagggttgttcagtgcactctaccaggagcacctatctgcatgctcggacatcacaatgtcccctaccaatgaaacatggtactcacatcgcagatactaatctctaactcgagcggcctatatccttcttattggcggctgaatcgactaggaaccgtttagaatatacagtattccaaatatgagtttcatgatactcatcatatgagcatctcatattctttctactatttgtatattcaaggactttatctatgcaactaacatgggtatacagataaagatgcgccaatataataaattcaaatattattaaaataatgatcgtttatacatagagtttcattgtgaacactgggccaacacttggctcgacgtgcacctactctaacaatctcctacttgcactagagccaactacccatatacttcaaacccattgattcgcgacgCTTCTCGAATGATGGTcctggtaaaggcttagttagtggatcatcaacattatctgcggagccgactttgtcgatcgacacttctcctcgttccacaatctctcggaggatgtggtactttctcaatacatgtttggacttctgatgagaccttggctccttcgcctgagctatggctcccgtgttgtcacacatcaCCGGGAtaggatcaactccattaggaatgacgcccaactcttggacgaaattcctaatccaaacagcctcctttgctgcagccgatgcagcaatgtattctgcctcagtggtggaatccgcagtactgtcttgcttggaactcttccaagagacagcaccaccattgagcatgaatatgaatccggaggttgacttcgagtcatcgatatcgctttggaagctagagtcggtatagccttccaatttcagttctccatccccatagaccaagaacaacttattggtccttctcaaatacttgaggatgtctttcacaactttccagtgtggaagaccagggttggattgatatctactcactacacttagtgcaaatgccacgtcaggacgtgtagatatcatcccatacatgatactaccaatagccGAAGCATACGGAAttcgtgtcatcgccgctatctctgcatcagtcttgggagacatagacttggatagggacacgccatgacacattggtagatgttctctcttggactcatccatcgagaaccgcttcacgatggtatcaatgtatgtggactgggtgagaccaagcaatcttcttgatctatctctatagatctgtattcccaatacaaatgatgcttcacccaagtcctgcatcgagaacttacttgctaaccatatcttagttgattgcaacattcctacatcattcccaatgagtagaatgtcatcaacataaagaacaaggaatgtcacagcactcccactgaccttcttatacacacagggttcctcaggattcttagtaaaaccaaactctttgattgtactatcgaatctgaggttccaactcctagatgcctgcttaagaccataaatagatctttgaagtttgcataccatatgctcacttccgatagatgtaaacccttcaggttgagacatgtaaatctcttccttaatatccccattaaggaaggcagtcttgacatccatctgccatatctcatagtcataccatgcagctatggctagcaaaattctaatggacttgaacattgcaactggagaaaaggtttcctcatagtcaacaccttgcctttgagtatacccttttgctaccaatcgcgccttgaaggtcaataccttcccatccgccccaagtttcctcttgtaaatccatttacaccctatgggaacagttccctcaggtggatccacaagattccacacttggttcgaatgcatggaactcATCTCacattccattgcttcaagccatttggatgaatcggcatcagataatgcttacttgaaggtccttggatcacatccaaggttaggctcatcatggccttcttcaagaagcagaccatacctcataggtggtctcgagactctctcggatcttctaggagcttgtatctcctcactTAGCTCattgggtgtgggttctacaactgtgggtgtctctcgaacctcttcgagttctatcatctcgccttttctatccaatagaaattccttttccaaaaaggttgcatttcTAGAAaaaaacacctttgtttcttggggatgatagaaataatatccaacggaattccttggatatcccacaaagtagcataaaatggatcgactatctaaTTTATCTCACACTGCctacttcacataagcaggacacccccatattctaagataagaatacttgggaggcttacccatccatatctcatatggagtcttgtcaactgcctttgtatggacattgttcaacaacagtgccgctgtttcaagcgcatatccccaaaaggatggcggcaactccgtgaaccccatcatagaccgaaccatgtccattaaagtccggttacgacgctctgaaacaccattcaactgcggtgtagcgggcggagtccactgcgagagaatcacattctccctaagatactcttggaactcggcactcaagtactcaccacctcgatccgatcgaagtgccttgatgcttcgtcccaattgcttttctacttcacttctgaattctttgaacctttcaaagacttcagacttgtatttcatcaaatacacatacctatacctcgaaaagtcatcggtaaaggtgatgaagtaggcatgtccatgcttagtggtgatgctaagcggaccgcacacatcggtatggatcaaatccaataaccctttggctcgctccgcatggcccttaaagggaattttggtcatctttctttttagacaggattcacaagtcgtgaaaGCATTAATAtcggacatatcaaacatgccaactcccactagcttgttcatccttcttaaagaaatatgtcctaatcgagcatgccataattgtgccgaattaagagtatcttgtttgcgcttatttgttgttgttattgcttggacattgttaagtggaatatctttcaactTTAAGGTGAAGAgattgttttcaagttctccaggtACCaactaaacattcattcttgtaaatattacaaacacctttgctaaataaacaagaaaatccatcaatatcaagcataggaatggaaataatgtttttaatcaaGTCTGGTAcgaacaaaacatctctcaaaacaaaattaaaatcattgttcaaatgtaAATAAACATCTcccacagccttggcagcaacccttgctccattgcccatcctcaagaaggtctcaccttccctgagcttcctacttctttccatcacctgcaaatcattacagagatgtgagccacagccggtatccaatacccaagaagtagagttaatggagatatttacttcaatgtagaacatacctttgccagaacccttctgggcaagatattccctgcagttacgcctccaatgcccaggcttcttgcagtgatgacagatatcAACTGTCTTCTCAGCCTTGGCTGGCgcggctgccacaacgggacccggagtttgcctcttcaagggcacgctcttcttgggacgttggaaagaacgcttctttcccttcccatgtggatcgtTCTTTgtgccagatgaagaacccacataaagagccagcttctcctttttgatagtggactcaaaagtcacaagcatgttcaccaactcttcaaggcttggctcaagcttgttcatattaaagTTCACGATAAAAGGATCAAACGAGCTAGGCAAAACGACAGCAGCAGCACATCcatggtcaactccgaaggcaagatcagatacatgctaacgagcttgtccacgagcccaatcaactttaggccatgctcatggaccgaagccccatctcgcatgcgtaaagtgatgaGCTCCTTGACTGTGGCATGCCttagaggccgagtctgctcaccaaaaagctccttgaggtgcaaatgaatgtcagcagcattctttgcatcctcgaatcgcctctgcagctcatcgttcatcgaaggctgcatataacaccttgccttcaagtcatggtcacaccattccttgtaggtctgcaattcctcgggagtgcagctagtcggagcctcaacagggggcgactcagttagTGTATATGCgatcttttccgagtttag contains the following coding sequences:
- the LOC142504754 gene encoding uncharacterized protein LOC142504754, encoding MNKLEPSLEELVNMLVTFESTIKKEKLALYVGSSSGTKNDPHGKGKKRSFQRPKKSVPLKRQTPGPVVAAAPAKAEKTVDICHHCKKPGHWRRNCREYLAQKGSGKGDGKK